CCGAAAATTCTTCTTGGGCAGTTTATGTTTTTGTGGTATTCGCTATTTTCTCTTCGCTTTCAGGCGTTGTGGGTTGGGCAATATGTTTGATAGCGTGCTGTGGAATATTATATTGGCACAAATATTGGTCAAATTATGGTAAAATTCCTTTGGTGGCATGTAAAAAGAATACCAAACTCGATAAGTTTTTGGAAAGACATATCTCAACATTAAGACACCCGTACATGCCGTTGTATTGGTGTCCTGGGGCAAGAGCAATAACGATCATACGTTACTTCGTTCCTTGTGTTGGACACCTGGAATTAAAGAGAGAAATACTTCATGCCGACGACGGTGGGATATTTGGTGTTGACTGGTGTCACAATAAATCAAGTTCTCAATATTCGGAACCAAGTACGAGGCCGACAATAATAATTGTTCCGGGTTTATCATCAACGCCTGAATCCGGATATATTAAATCAATGACTCTTTGTTTAGTTGAAAGGGGATTCCGAGTTGTCGTCTTAATTTACAGAGGACTTGGAAACTTGAAACTAAAAGTAAGTTGTGATTTTCTGTTTAGAGATTTAGTCTTACATTGTTACAATTTATAACCGAAATTGCTATCGCCCATGATAAAATAGCATGCAAAAAATGAATATGACAGCATTCAATTTCTGTTAAGCCGAGTAATTCGTTGATAGAAAAGCAAAATCAACAGTATGTGTGTTTGCTATACAATATCTATCAAGCTATTTATCTATTTACCTCCCTGCTGAATAAATATGTCTGCGACTTCTGCCATACCACGTCCGTCGTTAACGTACCCGTTTGCCCTTTGAATGGCGTCAAAGCCGTCAGTACCATAAGCACGTAATTACTTAGTTCAAAGATCAGTGCCCTGCACTGTTTTAGCGCATGATTATGTAACCATCCACCATTAacgaaataatttaaaaaatttcaaaatacacTTCCTAATTCACTTTTCTTGTACAGTATTTGCGTTTAAAATTCGTTAACTTTCAGACACCAAAGACACATTGCGCAACACATACGTCTGACTTGGCAACACTTGTCGATGTAGTTCATGAACGTTTCCCAAATGCTAAACTATATTGCATCGGCGCCTCACTTGGAGCATTGATAGTAGGACGATACATGAGTGAGCGGGGTGATGACGTCAGAATTGATGCAGGGCTGCTATTTGCATGCTCATTCCATCCTCCCATTTGTATGGAAGAGTTTGAGCTATGGAGTAATAAGTTACTTCTAAACTTCCAAGTCACTCAAGGTTTGAAGGAAAACTATCGACGTCATAGTCACGTTTTTGAGTCAGTCGTGGACCATGAAAAAGTGGAAAAATCCGCATTCCTCCGAGACTTTGACACTCATTTTACGGCTCCAGTTTTTGGATACAAAACTACTGAAGACTACTTCAATGATTCAATTTTTTGGGGAGATAAAATGGAAAATGTAAAACGACCTTTACTTTGCGTCAATTCCAATGATGACCCATTCTCACCTGAACGAGGTAACGGGTGTATTTATGTTTCAAACTAGAACGAATTTTGAATTACGTGTGCCCTGGGTGAAGCCCTATAGCAATTATGGGGGTTGCAATTGTCTAATAACAAAACTTTGTGtgcatataatataatataggCGATTTCAGATTGTTCGACAAAACTGTTGTCAGCATTTATATTACtaaa
This genomic interval from Styela clava chromosome 15, kaStyClav1.hap1.2, whole genome shotgun sequence contains the following:
- the LOC120334428 gene encoding phospholipase ABHD3-like, which encodes MYRYYTSNTIFVRAVDVIAAVLATMNASNCKRAENSSWAVYVFVVFAIFSSLSGVVGWAICLIACCGILYWHKYWSNYGKIPLVACKKNTKLDKFLERHISTLRHPYMPLYWCPGARAITIIRYFVPCVGHLELKREILHADDGGIFGVDWCHNKSSSQYSEPSTRPTIIIVPGLSSTPESGYIKSMTLCLVERGFRVVVLIYRGLGNLKLKTPKTHCATHTSDLATLVDVVHERFPNAKLYCIGASLGALIVGRYMSERGDDVRIDAGLLFACSFHPPICMEEFELWSNKLLLNFQVTQGLKENYRRHSHVFESVVDHEKVEKSAFLRDFDTHFTAPVFGYKTTEDYFNDSIFWGDKMENVKRPLLCVNSNDDPFSPERGLPKMEVTQTENVALVMTYGGGHVSHLEGWNPFSKSYFEKIMVEYFDAMIQGKY